Proteins found in one Amphiura filiformis chromosome 14, Afil_fr2py, whole genome shotgun sequence genomic segment:
- the LOC140170156 gene encoding histone H4 transcription factor-like — MPPNLKKKPMQLPCEWYDCETKCDTMEAFTIHIHKHIAEFLPPGIDIDNYVQFQIISQDEYHCQWADCGFITLEGPVMLTRHLFFHAYHCKIKWWATQERVRCKMGPCMLDHATRNLIPELPQKFHCAWADDICGFTTDNAEHFYRHADMHASVSEQELVGNQMLVRCKWSDCTGCYKDKYKLLDHLRSHTQEKRFACDQCGALFSNRTKYIDHIHRQTALDLQSYQCSHCSKIFASERLLRDHMRHHVNHYKCPFCDMTCPAPSGLKSHIKYRHSEERMHECQYCNFKAKKAADLRRHITTHDAGKQYWCEHEGCNFTARSLLTLKRHYSREHVENKAGLYKYCCHVCNTRFIRGFSLTWHLKTKHKFKWPSGHCRFRYKEHDDGLLRLQTVRYESIELTQQLLAEKEEAHQSESTDGDNGNSSRSQIDVPSTSTSVAETIDN; from the exons ATGCCTCCAAACCTGAAGAAGAAACCAATGCAGCTACCATGTGAATGGTATGACTGTGAGACCAAGTGCGATACCATGGAAGCATTTACCATACACATTCATAAGCACATTGCAGAGTTCCTACCCCCAGGCATCGATATCGATAACTATGTGCAATTCCAGATTATATCCCAGG ATGAATACCATTGTCAATGGGCAGACTGCGGTTTTATAACCTTGGAAGGTCCTGTCATGTTGACCCGCCATCTCTTCTTTCATGCCTATCACTGTAAGATAAAGTGGTGGGCTACGCAGGAAAGAGTACGTTGTAAAATGGGGCCATGTATGCTGGATCACGCTACTCGCAATCTTATTCCAGAACTTCCACAGAAATTTCACTGTGCATGGGCAGATGATATATGTGGG TTCACGACAGACAATGCAGAGCATTTTTATCGTCATGCTGACATGCATGCTAGTGTGTCAGAACAAGAACTAGTAGGGAACCAAATGCTTGTACGATGCAAATGGTCAG ATTGTACAGGGTGCTACAAAGACAAGTACAAGCTTCTTGATCATCTACGGAGTCACACCCAGGAAAAACGCTTTGCATGTGACCAATGTGGGGCGCTTTTCAGTAATAGAACCAAGTATATTGATCACATTCACAGACAAACAGCATTAGATT TGCAAAGTTACCAGTGCTCGCATTGCTCCAAAATATTTGCATCCGAACGCTTGCTAAGAGACCATATGCGCCACCATG TGAACCATTACAAATGTCCATTCTGTGATATGACCTGCCCAGCCCCCTCTGGTTTGAAGTCTCATATCAAATACAGACACTCGGAGGAGAGAATGCATGAATGCCAGTATTGTAATTTCAA AGCTAAAAAAGCTGCAGATTTGCGACGTCACATAACAACTCATGATGCAGGCAAGCAATACTGGTGTGAACACGAGGGATGTAATTTCACAGCAAGAAGTTTGTTGACACTTAAGAGACATTATAGCAGAGAACATGTAGAAAAT AAAGCTGGACTATACAAATATTGCTGCCATGTGTGTAATACTCGCTTCATAAGAGGGTTCAGTCTGACTTGGCACCTCAAAACCAAACATAAATTCAAATGGCCATCTGGTCACTGCCGATTCAg ATACAAGGAGCATGATGATGGTCTGCTAAGATTGCAGACAGTACGCTATGAAAGTATTGAGCTGACTCAGCAGTTGCTAGCGGAGAAAGAAGAGGCTCATCAGAGTGAGTCCACTGATGGAGACAATG